One part of the Arachidicoccus terrestris genome encodes these proteins:
- a CDS encoding DUF2911 domain-containing protein has translation MKKLILVCLFAIGLGVLASAQQPKKRASPKDSVSATTTSGVNIKIVYGRPYLKGREITTIVPFGKVWRTGANEATLFQVDQDVTIEGKKLPAGKYSLYTIPDKDQTVLIFNKLWNQWGTNYDESNDFMRVEVPTKMSTDQVEQFTIKLDDTGLVTLRWSNWDIEFTVKKS, from the coding sequence ATGAAAAAGCTAATTCTGGTTTGCCTGTTTGCCATCGGTCTTGGCGTTCTAGCCAGCGCGCAACAGCCTAAAAAAAGAGCCAGCCCCAAAGACAGTGTATCAGCCACAACGACATCCGGTGTCAATATTAAAATTGTCTATGGCAGGCCTTATTTAAAGGGTAGAGAGATTACCACCATTGTTCCTTTCGGCAAAGTATGGCGTACCGGTGCGAATGAGGCTACACTCTTCCAGGTTGATCAGGATGTTACAATCGAAGGAAAGAAACTGCCGGCGGGCAAGTATAGCCTTTACACGATTCCCGATAAAGATCAGACGGTACTGATATTTAACAAACTCTGGAATCAATGGGGTACAAATTATGACGAATCCAACGATTTTATGCGTGTAGAAGTACCCACAAAAATGAGTACTGATCAGGTAGAGCAATTTACCATCAAATTAGATGATACAGGTCTGGTCACTTTACGCTGGAGCAACTGGGATATTGAATTTACTGTAAAAAAATCCTAG
- the smpB gene encoding SsrA-binding protein SmpB has protein sequence MGATHSNRQAYFHYNIDTKYVAGIVLLGTEVKSIRSGKVSFNDSFCLFDKGELWLRGLFIGQYGLGTTNNHIPVHDRKLLLTKRELKRLQASIKEKGLTIIPLQVFINDKNLVKVEIGVAKGKKLHDKRETLKKRDTDREIKRYLK, from the coding sequence ATGGGCGCAACACATTCCAACAGACAGGCATATTTTCATTACAACATTGATACTAAGTATGTTGCGGGTATTGTATTACTTGGCACCGAAGTCAAGAGTATCCGTAGTGGCAAGGTAAGTTTCAATGACAGTTTCTGTCTGTTTGATAAAGGAGAACTCTGGTTAAGAGGGCTTTTTATCGGCCAATACGGATTAGGCACCACTAACAACCACATTCCGGTACATGACAGAAAATTACTGCTGACCAAAAGAGAACTAAAAAGGCTACAGGCAAGCATTAAAGAGAAAGGGCTCACTATTATCCCGTTACAGGTCTTTATCAATGATAAAAACCTCGTCAAAGTGGAAATCGGTGTAGCCAAAGGTAAAAAACTCCACGACAAACGGGAAACCCTCAAAAAACGAGATACCGACCGGGAAATCAAACGTTATCTCAAATAG
- the ribD gene encoding bifunctional diaminohydroxyphosphoribosylaminopyrimidine deaminase/5-amino-6-(5-phosphoribosylamino)uracil reductase RibD has translation MQESINVEHSTYMSRCLELAKKGAGYVAPNPMVGAILVHQGRILGEGWHKRYGEAHAEVNCLASVKEADNHLISASTLYVSLEPCAHHGKTPPCADLIVRHRIPRVVIGCKDSFAKVAGKGIEKLKQAGIDVILEGPWQKECLAVNRRFFTFHARRRPYIILKWAETADGYIAPVHQRGLEERLKISGPLTDRLVHKWRAENAAILIGKHTALKDDPALNNRHYHGPSPIRMVVDGHLEIPGTAKLMQPPQHTVIFNRLKTSHEQGAHLRFERLNNELPWPIQIADYCYRENIQSILVEGGASLLQSFIDMQLWDECSIVTNTSLRIEQGLAAPVLNKSIFLQSIRLGQDKICYFAAQND, from the coding sequence ATGCAGGAGAGTATTAATGTGGAACACAGTACTTACATGTCAAGGTGCCTGGAACTGGCCAAAAAGGGAGCTGGGTATGTTGCACCGAATCCCATGGTAGGTGCCATACTGGTGCACCAGGGCCGCATCCTGGGAGAGGGCTGGCATAAACGCTATGGGGAAGCCCATGCAGAAGTGAATTGCCTGGCTTCTGTTAAAGAAGCGGACAATCATCTGATCTCAGCTTCCACCCTATATGTTTCACTGGAACCCTGTGCACACCACGGCAAAACACCACCCTGTGCAGATCTGATTGTCCGCCACCGGATCCCAAGAGTCGTCATTGGCTGCAAGGATAGCTTTGCCAAAGTTGCGGGTAAAGGGATTGAAAAATTAAAACAGGCAGGCATTGACGTGATTCTGGAAGGTCCCTGGCAAAAAGAATGCCTCGCAGTGAATCGACGTTTTTTCACTTTCCATGCCAGGAGAAGACCTTATATCATCCTTAAATGGGCCGAAACCGCTGACGGATACATAGCACCGGTTCATCAGAGAGGGCTGGAGGAGCGTCTCAAGATCAGCGGCCCTCTTACAGACAGGCTGGTACATAAATGGCGCGCTGAAAATGCAGCTATTCTGATAGGCAAACATACCGCACTTAAAGATGACCCGGCACTTAATAACAGACATTATCATGGTCCGAGTCCGATTAGAATGGTAGTCGATGGGCATTTAGAAATTCCCGGCACCGCAAAACTGATGCAGCCCCCACAGCACACGGTTATTTTTAACCGGTTAAAGACCAGTCACGAGCAAGGCGCCCACTTGCGCTTTGAAAGGCTTAATAATGAATTACCATGGCCAATACAAATAGCTGACTACTGTTACCGGGAAAATATTCAAAGCATTTTGGTGGAAGGCGGCGCTTCGCTACTTCAATCTTTCATAGACATGCAGCTCTGGGATGAATGCAGCATCGTCACCAATACTTCACTCAGAATAGAACAGGGACTTGCTGCGCCTGTCCTTAATAAGAGTATATTCTTGCAATCAATCAGGCTTGGTCAGGATAAAATATGCTATTTTGCAGCTCAAAACGATTAG
- a CDS encoding TerC/Alx family metal homeostasis membrane protein, with amino-acid sequence MNITLLTTTITTLVSTPLSTLTMALTHTEIVYGIFGIVLIIALLLDLGLMSKKGKEISIKQASIQTAFWIGLSLAFWVFVWYENGSNAATKYISAYLMEWSLSIDNIFVFILIFAAFKVKESDMGRALLIGILLAIVFRILFIAVGIGLIDRFHWVMYIFGAFLLYTGIKLFAQKESHEFNMMDSKFFKWIQRALPFTDEEPMGKYVIKRNGKKFFTSLTLVVIVLAVTDIAFALDSIPTVVSLVKDSPNAAFSSSDILVIYSSNIFAILGLRSLFFLLRGAANKFRFLQQGIAFILIFIGVKMLIEFFHIHIPIGISLGVIVLCVGISIAASIMIPVKEESPTTEQP; translated from the coding sequence ATGAACATAACACTACTAACAACAACTATTACAACTCTGGTCTCAACACCGCTTTCAACGCTTACTATGGCCCTGACACACACAGAAATCGTTTATGGTATCTTTGGCATCGTCCTGATCATAGCATTGCTGCTGGATTTAGGACTCATGAGTAAAAAAGGAAAAGAGATCTCCATCAAGCAGGCAAGTATTCAAACCGCTTTCTGGATCGGACTTTCCCTTGCATTTTGGGTCTTTGTCTGGTATGAAAATGGCTCGAATGCCGCCACCAAATATATTTCGGCTTATCTAATGGAATGGAGCCTTAGCATTGACAATATATTTGTATTCATACTCATATTTGCGGCTTTTAAAGTTAAAGAAAGCGATATGGGCCGTGCCCTGCTGATAGGCATTCTGCTGGCCATTGTCTTTAGAATCCTGTTTATCGCCGTAGGTATTGGCCTGATTGACCGTTTCCACTGGGTTATGTATATATTCGGGGCCTTTTTACTCTACACAGGAATTAAGCTCTTCGCCCAAAAGGAATCTCATGAATTCAATATGATGGACTCTAAATTCTTTAAATGGATACAACGTGCCCTTCCATTTACAGACGAAGAGCCCATGGGCAAATATGTCATCAAAAGAAATGGCAAAAAGTTTTTTACATCACTGACCCTGGTAGTCATTGTCCTGGCCGTTACCGATATCGCCTTTGCGCTGGATAGTATCCCTACAGTAGTTTCCCTTGTAAAAGACAGCCCGAATGCAGCATTTTCAAGCAGTGACATCTTGGTTATATATTCCAGTAATATTTTTGCGATCCTGGGACTGAGAAGCCTGTTTTTTCTGTTGAGAGGCGCGGCTAACAAGTTTAGATTCCTTCAACAAGGCATTGCCTTTATTCTGATCTTTATCGGGGTGAAAATGCTCATTGAATTTTTCCATATCCATATTCCGATAGGGATCTCCCTGGGTGTTATCGTGCTGTGTGTAGGCATCAGTATTGCTGCGTCAATTATGATTCCTGTAAAGGAAGAGAGTCCTACGACAGAGCAACCATAG
- the accD gene encoding acetyl-CoA carboxylase, carboxyltransferase subunit beta — MSEEELKSENSYIPEQDKKTEGEPKQRWFQRLRKGIQTTTSEKKEVPEGLWSKCPECNYICTSSELEENLYVCPKCGYHHRISSEDYFKILFDDRNFKEHFEGIKSVDFLGFTDLKSYQKRLDDIYSKTDLKDSMRVASGSMNGAPIIVACMDFAFIGGSLGSVMGEKFSRAVDYAIDKKVPFMVISKSGGARMMESAFSLMQMAKTSAKLSQLSDAQLPYVSLLTDPTFGGVSASFAMLGDINIAEPGALIGFAGPRIIKETIRKDLPKGFQRSEFLLDHGFLDFIVDRKSLKDKLSVMLRHFKV; from the coding sequence ATGAGCGAAGAAGAACTGAAATCAGAAAATAGTTATATACCGGAGCAGGATAAGAAAACGGAAGGAGAACCCAAACAAAGATGGTTTCAAAGATTGCGCAAAGGCATTCAGACAACCACCTCTGAAAAAAAAGAGGTCCCAGAAGGACTCTGGAGCAAATGCCCGGAATGTAATTATATCTGTACCTCCTCAGAACTGGAAGAAAACCTGTATGTGTGTCCCAAATGCGGATATCACCACCGGATCAGCAGTGAGGATTATTTCAAGATTTTATTTGACGATAGAAATTTTAAAGAACATTTTGAAGGAATCAAAAGTGTGGACTTTTTAGGGTTTACAGACTTAAAGTCCTATCAAAAACGTCTGGATGATATTTATAGTAAAACAGATCTCAAAGACAGCATGCGGGTTGCTTCCGGTAGCATGAACGGTGCACCCATCATTGTCGCTTGCATGGATTTTGCCTTTATTGGCGGTTCATTGGGCAGCGTGATGGGAGAAAAGTTCAGCCGGGCAGTAGATTATGCTATTGATAAAAAGGTCCCCTTTATGGTGATCAGTAAATCTGGAGGCGCACGCATGATGGAAAGCGCTTTTTCTCTGATGCAAATGGCGAAAACCAGTGCCAAGTTATCTCAATTAAGCGATGCCCAGCTGCCTTATGTTTCATTATTGACAGACCCAACCTTTGGTGGCGTCTCCGCCAGTTTTGCCATGCTGGGCGATATCAATATCGCTGAGCCAGGTGCCCTGATCGGATTTGCAGGCCCACGTATTATAAAAGAGACGATAAGAAAGGATTTACCTAAGGGTTTTCAACGCAGTGAGTTCTTATTAGATCACGGTTTTCTGGATTTCATTGTAGACAGAAAATCCTTGAAAGACAAGCTAAGTGTTATGCTCCGTCACTTCAAAGTTTAA
- the recO gene encoding DNA repair protein RecO → MTHKSKAIVLKTVKYGESSLIVTMFTELFGLQSYMIKGIRTSGKTAAGKISFFQPAAMLEMEVYQNPVKTLQYIKEYQWSHIYKTVYFDILKNAVVTYIVEMVLHTIKEQEEGQQLYELIEEALIYIDQHGHHDILNIPLLFSLQLAKILGFRFHGRYSDQTPVLDLQEGRYVDHAPQHGFTLEGEMALINSRLMQIMTINEAKDIQINNINRRSLLKYYQQFFSLHLENYREAKSYQILKTVLQ, encoded by the coding sequence ATGACCCACAAAAGCAAAGCCATCGTCCTTAAAACAGTAAAATATGGTGAATCCAGCCTTATTGTAACGATGTTTACGGAGCTTTTCGGACTACAGAGCTATATGATAAAAGGTATTCGCACCAGTGGAAAAACGGCCGCCGGAAAAATCAGCTTTTTTCAGCCGGCAGCTATGCTGGAAATGGAAGTTTACCAAAATCCGGTCAAGACTTTACAATATATTAAAGAGTATCAATGGTCGCACATTTACAAAACAGTCTATTTTGACATCCTCAAAAACGCTGTAGTCACGTATATTGTAGAAATGGTGCTCCATACGATTAAAGAACAGGAGGAAGGGCAGCAACTCTATGAATTGATTGAAGAGGCGCTGATCTATATAGATCAGCATGGGCACCATGACATTTTAAATATACCGCTTCTTTTTAGCCTGCAACTTGCAAAAATACTGGGCTTCCGGTTTCACGGAAGGTATAGCGATCAAACCCCTGTATTGGATTTGCAGGAAGGCAGATATGTAGACCATGCGCCTCAGCATGGCTTTACACTGGAAGGAGAAATGGCGCTTATCAATAGCCGGCTTATGCAAATAATGACCATAAATGAAGCTAAAGATATACAAATCAACAATATAAATCGCCGATCTCTTTTGAAATATTACCAACAGTTCTTTTCTTTGCATCTGGAAAACTATCGGGAAGCTAAAAGCTACCAGATATTAAAGACCGTGTTACAATAA
- a CDS encoding IMPACT family protein, with protein MTTQETSFFTIGQEAIAEFKDRGSKFLAYAFPIKHPEDFKQRQSELKKEHGKAVHFCFAYKLGPDNLIFRSSDDGEPSGSAGKPILGQITSKGLTDVAIIVVRYFGGTLLGVPGLINAYKTSAALALQMVPIIKKQIMEDCQLDFDYTRLGEVMRWIKTFNATIKSQESQLFCKMIISIPKVSMEEATTVFSSLQAVDFKKLGK; from the coding sequence ATGACGACACAGGAGACATCATTTTTTACAATTGGTCAGGAGGCGATTGCCGAATTCAAAGACAGAGGCAGTAAATTCCTGGCCTATGCATTCCCCATCAAACATCCGGAAGACTTTAAGCAGCGGCAATCGGAACTCAAAAAAGAACATGGCAAGGCCGTTCATTTTTGTTTTGCCTATAAATTGGGGCCGGACAATTTAATTTTCAGAAGTAGCGACGACGGAGAGCCTTCAGGCAGTGCCGGCAAACCGATTCTGGGTCAGATCACCAGTAAAGGGCTTACGGATGTAGCGATCATTGTGGTGCGCTATTTTGGTGGAACACTTCTGGGAGTGCCCGGACTGATCAATGCGTATAAAACGTCTGCCGCCCTAGCCTTGCAAATGGTACCTATCATTAAAAAACAGATTATGGAGGATTGCCAGTTGGACTTCGATTATACCCGGCTCGGTGAAGTAATGCGCTGGATTAAGACTTTTAATGCAACCATCAAAAGCCAGGAGTCTCAGCTATTTTGCAAAATGATCATCAGCATTCCTAAAGTATCTATGGAAGAGGCGACAACGGTATTCTCTTCGCTTCAGGCGGTCGATTTTAAAAAACTGGGTAAATAA
- a CDS encoding DNA gyrase/topoisomerase IV subunit A: MAKDSKKEIKRELDLSVNTGVQGQYKNWFLDYASYVILERAVPAVEDGLKPVQRRILHAMKEMDDGRYNKVANIIGQSMQYHPHGDMSIGDALVNMGQKDLLIDTQGNWGDVRTGDSAAASRYIEARLSKLALEIAFNAKTTGWQLSYDGRKNEPITLPMKFPLLLAQGAEGIAVGLSTKILPHNFIELCEASIKYLKGRKFELFPDFLTGGMIDVSNYNKGKRGGKVKVRAIIEEQDKKTLVIKSVPYGITTSSLVDSIVKANDNGKIKIKKVTDGTAQEVAIYVELAPGISPDITIDALYAFTDCEISISPNACVIVENKPRFITVNELLETSTENTKELLKRELEIKLAELEEKWHYTSLEKIFFEEKIYKELEQKHKSWDDVIDAIDKAFIPYKKKLKRAIHREDLLKLTEKPVRRIYRLDINDLIEQIKAIDEEINQVNFNLEHLTDFAIAYFENLIKKFGKGRERKTEIKLFDSIEAKHVVIANTKLYINAAEGFIGTSLKKNDFLCECSDLDDIICFTKAGKMKVVRVADKVFIGKDILHAAVFQKGDERTTFNMIYVDGKSGVSYAKRFNVTAITRDKEYDLTKGSDKSKVHYFTANPNGEAEVVRILLSPNCNARNKELDFDFSTLEIKGRSSNGNQVVKYPIRSVKLKEKGKSTLEGRKLWFDDKFGRLNMEEKGNLLGSFDDENILVIYSDGSYEIVDTELSQRFDVEKVILIEKFDPEKVITAVYLDNDKKQFNVKRFRIETNTMKSKFSFIKDGEGNYVEAVTMDEQPVLQVQIGRGSSQRTTKFRIANLVEVMGWKAVGAKLMDFSKSVAMEWISPKKTAGNADDQPSLF, from the coding sequence TTAAAGCCTGTACAGCGCAGGATCCTTCATGCGATGAAAGAAATGGATGACGGGCGCTACAATAAAGTCGCAAATATTATCGGGCAATCCATGCAGTATCATCCACATGGAGATATGAGTATCGGAGACGCGCTGGTGAATATGGGACAAAAGGATCTACTGATCGATACGCAGGGTAACTGGGGAGACGTACGAACTGGTGACTCCGCCGCCGCTTCCCGTTATATTGAGGCAAGGCTTTCTAAGTTAGCCCTTGAAATTGCTTTTAATGCCAAGACTACGGGGTGGCAGCTTAGCTACGATGGCCGTAAGAACGAGCCTATCACGCTTCCCATGAAGTTTCCTTTACTACTCGCTCAAGGTGCTGAAGGAATTGCCGTAGGCCTTTCCACTAAAATACTGCCACATAACTTTATTGAGCTCTGTGAAGCATCCATCAAATACCTGAAGGGAAGGAAATTTGAACTGTTCCCAGACTTTTTGACCGGCGGAATGATTGATGTCTCTAATTACAATAAAGGGAAAAGAGGAGGCAAGGTAAAGGTTCGTGCAATCATCGAAGAACAGGACAAAAAGACATTGGTCATAAAAAGCGTTCCTTATGGCATTACGACTTCCTCATTGGTGGACAGTATTGTCAAAGCCAATGATAACGGTAAAATTAAAATCAAGAAGGTAACAGACGGCACAGCTCAGGAAGTGGCTATATATGTGGAACTGGCGCCGGGAATTTCTCCGGATATCACCATAGACGCCTTATATGCCTTTACGGATTGTGAGATCAGTATTTCTCCCAATGCCTGCGTTATTGTCGAGAACAAACCCCGTTTTATTACTGTCAATGAGCTCCTTGAAACATCCACAGAGAATACCAAGGAATTGTTGAAAAGGGAATTGGAGATCAAGCTTGCTGAACTGGAAGAAAAATGGCATTATACTTCACTGGAAAAAATCTTCTTTGAGGAGAAAATATACAAAGAACTAGAGCAAAAACATAAAAGCTGGGATGATGTCATTGATGCAATAGATAAAGCATTTATTCCTTACAAAAAGAAGCTCAAAAGAGCGATTCATCGCGAGGACCTGTTAAAACTTACAGAGAAACCGGTTCGCCGTATCTATCGGCTGGATATCAACGACCTTATAGAACAGATAAAAGCGATTGACGAAGAGATTAATCAGGTGAATTTTAATCTGGAACACCTCACCGATTTTGCGATCGCGTATTTTGAAAACCTGATTAAAAAATTCGGAAAGGGAAGGGAAAGAAAAACAGAGATCAAGCTTTTTGATTCTATTGAAGCCAAGCATGTGGTTATTGCCAACACGAAACTGTATATAAATGCAGCAGAAGGATTTATCGGCACCAGTCTTAAGAAAAACGATTTCTTATGTGAATGCTCTGATCTGGATGATATCATATGTTTTACCAAGGCAGGGAAGATGAAAGTTGTCCGTGTGGCGGATAAAGTCTTTATCGGCAAAGATATTCTGCACGCAGCTGTCTTCCAGAAAGGAGACGAAAGGACTACCTTTAATATGATCTATGTGGATGGGAAATCTGGCGTTTCCTATGCCAAACGTTTTAATGTGACTGCCATCACAAGAGATAAGGAATACGACCTTACCAAAGGAAGCGATAAGAGCAAGGTACATTATTTTACAGCGAATCCCAATGGAGAAGCGGAAGTTGTTCGCATTTTACTCAGCCCTAACTGTAATGCCCGGAATAAAGAGCTTGACTTCGATTTTAGTACGCTGGAGATTAAAGGCAGAAGCTCTAATGGTAATCAAGTGGTTAAATATCCGATTCGCTCTGTTAAATTAAAGGAGAAAGGGAAATCCACGTTGGAAGGCCGAAAACTTTGGTTTGATGATAAGTTTGGCCGACTTAATATGGAAGAGAAAGGTAATCTCCTGGGGTCTTTTGACGACGAAAATATCCTCGTGATTTATAGTGACGGCAGCTATGAGATTGTCGATACTGAGTTATCACAACGATTTGATGTAGAGAAGGTTATTCTTATAGAGAAGTTTGATCCTGAAAAAGTCATTACAGCGGTTTATCTGGATAATGATAAAAAACAGTTTAATGTTAAGCGGTTCAGGATTGAAACCAACACCATGAAGTCTAAATTCAGTTTTATCAAGGACGGAGAAGGAAACTATGTTGAGGCTGTAACCATGGATGAACAGCCGGTCTTACAAGTTCAGATTGGCAGAGGAAGTTCCCAAAGGACGACTAAGTTTCGCATTGCAAACCTGGTAGAAGTGATGGGCTGGAAAGCCGTCGGTGCCAAGTTAATGGACTTCAGTAAATCTGTAGCGATGGAATGGATCAGTCCCAAAAAAACAGCCGGAAATGCGGATGACCAGCCGAGTCTGTTTTAG
- a CDS encoding DUF3078 domain-containing protein, with product MKKLLFGAFLLVAAFANAQDNGRTDIKSDLNNKIDKTGRTYDSTKNWNKGGSVSVNVAQTSLGNWSGGGTDALSANAFVNLYADYQKGKDSWANNLNVQYGYLKTSGLDGRKSADLIDLVSLYGHSISPKLDVSALFRLRTQGFKGYTYGEDADGNETKEMNSAFFAPAYITLAPGITYKPFKNFNLFLSPVAARALVVANQTLSDQGAYGVDTGKQVKFQFGFLLNAGYTANITKTISYTGNLELYSNYLQDPQNIYMFMTNTFAAKLTKAIAVTWNFNLAYDDLYRPVEGKGPKFQTQSILGVGLLYKL from the coding sequence ATGAAAAAACTACTTTTCGGGGCATTTTTACTTGTCGCAGCCTTCGCTAATGCACAGGATAACGGCAGAACGGATATTAAGTCCGATCTGAATAACAAAATCGATAAAACAGGCAGAACCTATGACTCCACGAAAAACTGGAACAAAGGTGGTTCCGTGTCTGTCAATGTCGCTCAGACTTCATTAGGTAATTGGTCCGGCGGCGGTACAGACGCCCTTTCTGCCAATGCATTTGTCAATTTATATGCAGATTACCAGAAAGGAAAAGACAGCTGGGCGAACAACCTAAATGTCCAATATGGTTATCTGAAAACTTCCGGATTGGACGGTCGTAAAAGCGCTGACCTGATCGATCTGGTTTCTTTATACGGGCACTCTATCAGTCCTAAATTGGATGTATCTGCCCTTTTTCGCCTGAGAACGCAAGGCTTTAAAGGATATACATATGGTGAGGATGCAGATGGCAATGAAACGAAGGAAATGAATTCCGCTTTTTTTGCGCCAGCCTATATCACACTTGCACCTGGTATTACCTACAAACCTTTCAAGAATTTTAATTTATTCCTGTCTCCTGTAGCAGCCAGAGCACTGGTCGTTGCCAATCAGACCTTGTCTGATCAAGGTGCCTATGGTGTGGACACGGGGAAACAAGTGAAATTTCAGTTTGGTTTCTTGCTCAATGCAGGCTACACCGCAAATATCACAAAAACAATTTCCTATACAGGCAACCTGGAACTATACAGCAATTATCTGCAGGACCCGCAGAACATTTATATGTTCATGACCAATACCTTTGCAGCTAAGCTGACCAAAGCTATTGCCGTTACCTGGAACTTTAACCTGGCCTATGATGATCTTTACCGGCCGGTAGAAGGCAAAGGTCCTAAATTTCAGACACAGTCTATTCTTGGTGTAGGATTACTCTATAAATTGTAA
- a CDS encoding cysteine desulfurase family protein — protein sequence MIYLDYNATTPVDERVISKILPFFSMQFGNAASAHPYGRKAHEAVENARSRIARSMGADPSEIIFTSGATESCNLAIKGVLETYRSKGRHIITVTTEHPAVLDTCKWLEQKDAELTYLPVNSAGMIDLKVLETAIRPDTVLVAVMVANNETGVIQPFRRIGELCHKKGVLFFTDATQALGKLPIHVLNDNIDLMAFSGHKIYAPKGIGGLYVRRKNPRVRLSEQIHGGGHEKAMRSGTLNVPDIVGLAEALSICKDPREVQSLQNIQSLRDRLEHALTKLPGVQVNTDRETPRLGHVSNLRFEGTIGRQLLGRLNPDIAVSSGSACSTASNEPSHVLLAMGLSEDQARSSIRFSLGRFTTEQDITTAILKVTDAVRDLSGR from the coding sequence ATGATCTATTTGGATTATAATGCAACCACACCGGTGGATGAAAGGGTAATATCTAAGATCTTACCCTTTTTTTCTATGCAGTTCGGCAATGCAGCCAGTGCCCACCCCTATGGTCGTAAGGCCCATGAAGCGGTGGAGAATGCCCGTAGCCGGATTGCCAGATCAATGGGTGCCGACCCGTCAGAAATCATTTTTACCTCCGGCGCCACCGAGAGCTGCAACCTGGCGATCAAAGGAGTTCTTGAAACTTACAGATCAAAGGGACGACATATTATTACTGTCACAACAGAGCACCCCGCAGTTCTGGACACCTGCAAGTGGCTGGAACAAAAAGATGCAGAACTAACCTATCTTCCGGTTAATTCAGCAGGGATGATCGATCTGAAAGTATTAGAAACCGCTATCCGACCGGACACGGTACTGGTCGCTGTAATGGTCGCCAATAATGAAACAGGGGTGATCCAACCTTTCCGGCGGATCGGGGAATTATGTCATAAAAAAGGGGTCCTCTTTTTTACAGATGCCACTCAAGCCCTGGGGAAATTACCGATTCATGTTCTAAACGACAATATCGATTTAATGGCTTTCTCAGGTCACAAAATATATGCACCCAAAGGAATTGGTGGATTATATGTCCGCAGAAAAAACCCCAGAGTGCGGCTTAGTGAACAGATACACGGAGGCGGTCATGAAAAAGCCATGCGAAGCGGTACACTGAACGTGCCGGACATTGTAGGACTGGCAGAAGCGCTTTCCATTTGTAAAGACCCTCGCGAGGTACAAAGTTTACAAAATATCCAGTCCCTTAGAGATCGGCTCGAGCATGCACTGACAAAACTGCCTGGCGTACAAGTAAACACAGACAGGGAAACACCCCGGCTGGGACATGTCAGTAATCTCCGGTTTGAGGGCACCATAGGCAGGCAGCTTCTCGGGCGTTTAAACCCCGACATTGCGGTTTCAAGCGGCTCTGCCTGCAGTACGGCCAGTAACGAGCCCAGTCATGTCCTTTTAGCAATGGGTCTGTCTGAAGATCAGGCCAGAAGCAGTATCCGGTTTAGCCTGGGAAGATTTACAACTGAACAGGATATTACAACTGCCATATTAAAAGTGACGGATGCCGTAAGAGATCTAAGCGGCCGGTAG